In a single window of the Solea senegalensis isolate Sse05_10M linkage group LG1, IFAPA_SoseM_1, whole genome shotgun sequence genome:
- the gpx4b gene encoding phospholipid hydroperoxide glutathione peroxidase — MRLLIARAALVGLVASRGILRTMCAQAVDWQSAKSIYEFSAKDIDGNEVSLEKYRGNVCIIVNVASKUGKTKVNYTQLARMHASYADDGLRILGFPCNQFGGQEPGTEAEIKEFAKGYNAEFDLFSKIEVNGDNAHPLWQWMKAQPKGKGLFGNAIKWNFTKFLINKEGQVVKRYGPTDDPTVVEKDLPSYM; from the exons ATGCGGCTGTTGATAGCCAGAGCAGCGTTAGTAGGACTGGTGGCGAGTAGAGGAATATTGAGAACCATG TGTGCTCAGGCGGTAGACTGGCAGAGTGCCAAGTCCATCTACGAGTTCTCCGCCAAAGATATTGATGGAAATGAAGTGTCCCTTGAGAAATACAG AGGAAATGTATGCATCATTGTAAATGTAGCCTCTAAATGAGGAAAGACCAAAGTGAACTACACTCAGCTAGCGAGAATGCACGCCTCCTATGCTGATGATGGTTTACGTATCCTGGGCTTCCCATGCAACCAGTTTGGAGGACAG GAGCCTGGTACTGAGGCAGAGATCAAAGAGTTTGCTAAAGGTTACAATGCTGAGTTTGATCTCTTCAGTAAGATTGAGGTGAATGGAGACAATGCTCACCCTCTGTGGCAATGGATGAAAGCACAGCCGAAAGGCAAGGGGCTGTTTGGAAA TGCCATCAAATGGAACTTCACAAAG TTTCTTATAAATAAAGAAGGACAAGTGGTGAAGCGATATGGTCCAACAGATGATCCCACT gtgGTGGAGAAGGACCTGCCCTCATATATGTAA